In Labeo rohita strain BAU-BD-2019 chromosome 16, IGBB_LRoh.1.0, whole genome shotgun sequence, one DNA window encodes the following:
- the LOC127177919 gene encoding putative ferric-chelate reductase 1: protein MESKLIFLVVCVIGCAVSGIKADGNLSTRANLTSNITRNECGKTKLCLDIPKGCDPSGSSQCFFTSVQINATTPSLMLELSGNSNGYIALAAGTTSNVSQGLNIVFVCGNNSGSFFLQTAIFSKTLVPTNVPNVNSIQGSIQPNLVQCVFSVPIDLNTITFLNTVSGTNINISNIANSKVNVFLDIMEGSTNGTVLGEPRSVLGSSALVNLANVTSTNVVSTTASTTTSTTVNSNACISLTSLLSHATICLLSIFLHLM, encoded by the exons ATGGAGAGCAAGCTGATATTTTTGGTGGTTTGTGTGATTGGTTGTGCAGTGTCTGGCATTAAGGCTGATGGTAACCTATCAACACGAGCAAATTTAACT TCCAACATCACCCGCAATGAGTGTGGAAAAACCAAACTGTGTTTGGACATCCCTAAAGGATGTGATCCTTCAGGCAGCTCTCAGTGTTTCTTTACCTCAGTACAGATAAACGCAACTACCCCCAGTCTGATGCTTGAGCTCAGTGGCAACTCCAATGGTTACATTGCTTTAGCAGCTGGGACGACATCAAATGTGTCTCAG GGCCTCAATATCGTCTTTGTCTGTGGCAATAATAGTGGCAGTTTCTTTCTCCAGACTGCAATATTCTCAAAAACTCTGGTGCCAACAAATGTA cccaATGTAAACAGTATCCAGGGTTCAATACAACCAAACTTGGTTCAATGTGTTTTCAGTGTCCCCATTGATCTAAACACTATCACCTTCCTAAACACTGTCAGTGGCACAAATATCAACATCAGCAACATTGCGAATTCCAAGGTGAATGTTTTCCTTGACATCATGGAGGGTTCAACCAATG gaACTGTGCTGGGAGAACCAAGAAGTGTACTTGGGTCCTCTGCTCTGGTGAATCTAGCTAATGTCACTTCTACTAATGTTGTAAGCACCACAGCTAGCACCACAACTAGCACCACAGTTAATTCAAATGCCTGCATCTCACTCACCAGCCTACTGAGTCatg ctacaatttgcCTACTCAGTATCTTCTTGCATCTGATGTGA